The following are encoded together in the Periplaneta americana isolate PAMFEO1 chromosome 5, P.americana_PAMFEO1_priV1, whole genome shotgun sequence genome:
- the LOC138699690 gene encoding uncharacterized protein: MAGVTNHAQIGINETPITSALEKGDFSTAENLIRENTEPGYLDEGAFEAIPLSLVLSSAAELREFPRHLRLARLLVESGANPNLRIPHVEWQASPSPMENLWELYKLAIDQLSGSRTNGSELDDLVDPLFTIGLHDETQLTLHQLLDQVLELLDVFLACGGDPNVTTTMANSTLYHIVMADLDLQKEVVMKLHEAGGDLDRRNVHGTTALMDLVTYSHGDQALDILNLIWQRKPQVLSLHDVNCSNESALWRAMFAGSPSVARELLHRGASPSDRAFVTTTACARKKPWDRPENLNMSSFGVSAILAPLLQDSAPYVRHMAACTASGVSDANEKPQPFHVSLLEKVISCSISPVVDCTAASDCFPPKVLDEIQVLCTHETAFPFNSLLTLAMRPQDVALLMFGKLSAGLQQLCVNRILEYVFFTQNPRTSRNLINRLKQVESDVESPLDDDCQELDSVMALNASCIQRLVTLLKLPPSLVPRFEIAAARLQLGATLYTFESSVCVQGCDADSDETSWDPFMDDDFEDDIYNDDDDFDEEDFGSDEFAFSSEMIEEEEIEEEENEQESDADEWKTDEEWKIDEDNNSDEMEQVDKSDKSSVSEVEVEVDSGESVPSDICREEYEAFSREASDDTASSDDAMCD; this comes from the exons ATGGCAGGAGTTACTAATCATGCACAGATAGGAATTAATGAAACACCCATTACATCTGCGCTGGAGAAAGGAGATTTCAGCACAGCAGAGAATCTCATTCGAGAAAACACAGAGCCTGGCTATCTGGATGAAG GTGCCTTTGAAGCCATACCATTATCTCTAGTTTTGTCGAGCGCGGCTGAACTGAGAGAATTTCCACGACATTTGCGTCTCGCAAGGTTGTTAGTGGAGAGTGGAGCCAATCCCAACCTGCGTATACCACATGTGGAATGGCAGGCTAGTCCGAGTCCCATGGAGAATCTCTGGGAATTGTACAAGCTAGCCATTGACCAGCTCTCCGGTTCAAGAACTAATGG TTCCGAGCTGGATGATCTCGTAGATCCTCTATTCACAATTGGATTGCATGATGAGACTCAGTTAACACTCCATCAATTACTGGATCAGGTTCTAGAACTTCTGGATGTCTTTTTAG CCTGTGGAGGAGATCCCAATGTGACAACTACAATGGCAAACTCTACTTTGTACCATATCGTGATGGCGGACCTGGATCTTCAAAAAGAGGTGGTGATGAAACTACATGAGGCAG GAGGAGACCTGGATCGGCGGAATGTGCATGGCACCACAGCACTCATGGACCTTGTCACCTACTCACATGGCGACCAGGCACTTGACATACTAAATCTCATCTGGCAGAGGAAACCACAA GTGCTGTCACTGCATGATGTGAACTGCTCAAATGAGTCAGCATTGTGGCGAGCCATGTTTGCTGGATCTCCCAGTGTGGCCAGGGAGCTGCTTCACCGTGGGGCAAGCCCCTCTGATCGGGCTTTTGTTACAACTACTGCGTGTGCTCGCAAGAAGCCTTGGGACAGGCCCGAAAACCTGAACATGTCTTCCTTTGGAGTCTCGGCCATCCTGGCACCTTTGCTGCAGGACTCTGCCCCCTATGTGAGACACATGGCTGCTTGCACTGCTTCTGGCGTCAGTGACGCCAATGAGAAGCCTCAGCCTTTCCACGTGTCTCTTTTGGAAAAAGTAATCTCATGCTCCATATCTCCGGTCGTGGACTGCACAGCTGCATCTGACTGCTTCCCACCCAAAGTGCTGGACGAGATCCAAGTCTTGTGCACGCATGAGACAGCATTTCCATTCAACTCGCTGCTGACATTGGCTATGCGGCCACAGGATGTTGCTTTGCTTATGTTTGGGAAGCTGAGTGCTGGACTGCAGCAGCTGTGTGTGAATAGAATACTGGAATATGTATTCTTTACGCAGAACCCTC GTACATCCAGGAATCTGATAAACAGACTGAAGCAAGTGGAATCGGACGTAGAGAGTCCATTGGATGACGACTGTCAAGAGCTGGATTCAGTGATGGCACTCAATGCATCCTGCATACAACGCCTTGTAACACTGCTGAAGCTACCACCCTCATTAGTGCCCCGTTTTGAGATTGCAGCTGCTCGTCTGCAGCTGGGGGCTACACTCTACACCTTCGAGAGCAGTGTGTGTGTACAAGGCTGCGATGCTGACTCAGATGAGACATCATGGGACCCATTTATGGACGATGATTTCGAAGATGACAtttataatgatgacgatgattttgATGAAGAAGACTTTGGCAGTGACGAGTTTGCGTTCAGCTCGGAGATGATAGAGGAAGAGGAaatagaagaagaggaaaacGAACAGGAGAGTGATGCAGACGAATGGAAGACtgatgaagagtggaaaatagatGAAGATAATAACAGTGATGAAATGGAACAGGTCGACAAATCAGACAAGTCATCGGTGTCAGAGGTAGAGGTGGAGGTAGATTCAGGGGAGAGTGTGCCTAGTGATATCTGCAGAGAAGAATATGAAGCATTCAGCAGGGAGGCTAGTGATGACACTGCGTCATCAGATGATGCAATGTGCGACTAA